The Cellulomonas oligotrophica sequence GTCGCGGGCCCGCACCTGGACGACGACGTCGACGTCGCCCGTGACCGTGCTGGCGGCGACCACCTCGGGGTAGCGCTCGACGGCGGTACGCATGGTCGTCGGGCTCGTCGACCCCTGGCAGAACAGCTCGACGAACGCCTCGGTGGTCCAGCCGAGCGCCGCGGGGTCGAGCCGGACCGTGTACCCGCGGATGACGCCGCGCTCGCGCAGCCGGTCGACGCGGCGCTTGACGGCCGGCGCCGACAGCGCGACCCGCGCCCCGATCTGCGCGAACGTGGCCCGGGCGTCGTCGGCGAGGGCCGCGAGGATCGCCGTGTCGAGGTCGTCGAGGGGGGTGCCGTCCACGGCTCCATCATGACGGCCCGGGACGCACGTCCGTTCACAGGGCCAGAACGTCCGTGCGACGATTTGCGACAGAAGGGCTCACGTCGGACGCTTCACCTGCCGATGGTCATGACGGACGTCCGACCACGCCGCCAACCGGGGGGAACCGATGAGCGAACGGCAGGACCCACGCGCGCCCGGGCACGACGAGGACGGTGCCGACGCCCCGGCCACCGACGTGCTGACGCCCCCCACCGGTACGCCGCTGCCGCCGAAGACGCCCTTCCCCGCGCAGGCGGCGCTGCCGCAGCAGGTCGGCTTCCCGCAGCAGGCCGGGCCGCCGTCGACGGAGGACGTCGTCGCGGGGCCCCCGCCCGGTGCGTCGGCCCCGATCCCGCTCGTGCCGCTCCCGGCTCCGTCGCACCCCGCCACCCGTCGTGTCGGCGGGCTCGACCACGTCCCGCAGCCCCGCACGGCCGGGCAGCCCGTGCCGCCCGCGCACCCGCGCACCCGCAGGCTGCGGGCCGCCGCCGTGGTCGCCGCGGTGGCCCTCGTCGCGGCCGGGGGAGCGGGGTGGGCCGTGCAGCAGGACCGCGTCGCGCAGGCCCGCGCGGAGCAGGAGGCGCAGGACCGGGTGGCCGCCGCATCGCTCGGGGCGCAGGTCGACGCGTCCGCCGCGCGGACCGGCGCGCTCACGGCGGGCGCTGCCGTGCTCGTCGCCCAGCGCGAGCAGCTGACGGCGGCCGCGGACCGGGCCGCGCAGACGGGGCAGGACGCCCTCGACGGCTCCCCGCACGCCTCCGACGCGCTGCGGGGCGCCCTCGACGACGCGGTCGCCGGGGCCCAGGAGGCCGCCGACGCCGCCGTCGTGTCCCCCGTGGCGCTGCGCGCGGCGGCCGCTGCCGTCGCGGTGCCGACCCGCCGGGTCACCGTCGCCGAGCAGGAGTGGCAGAAGGCCGAGCAGGAGCGCATCGCCGCGGAGCAGGCCGCGGCCGCCGCGGCTGCCGCAGCGGCGCGCGCGTCGGCCGGCACGGGGCGCTCCGCCGCCGGCTGGTCGGCTCCGGCGTCGACCGGCTCGTCGAGCGGTGCGGCAGCTCCGGCCGCCGCCCCCGCGGCACCCGTCGTCGGTGCGGAGGCCTCGGCGGGGTCGGTCGGTGCGGCGCTCAACGCCTACCGGGCCGGCCTCGGCCTCAGCGCCCTGAGCATCGTGCGGTCGGGGGCCCGCGTGGACCACGCGCGGCAGATGGCCGCGTCGAACAGCATCTGGCACTCCGGGGCGGCGCCCGAGATCGTCGGCCGCATCCTGCCGCTGTCGTACTCCGGCATGATCAACGCCTACGCCAACTCGCCCAGCCACGACGCGGTGATGCGCGGCAGCTACTCGGTCGCGTACATCGGGGCGGTCTCGCACGACGGCTGGCTGTACACGTCCATCACGTTCGGCTGACACGCACCCGCCCCGCCGCCCCGGACCGGTGACGGCCCGGGGACGGGGCGGGTGCGTGTCAGCCGCGGACGGCGTCGACGACGTGGTCGAGGGCCCGGTCGAGGTCCTCGACGTCGATCGTCAGGGGCGGTGCGAGGCGGATCGTGGCGCCGTGCGTGTCCTTGGCGAGCACGCCGCGGGCCAGC is a genomic window containing:
- a CDS encoding Lrp/AsnC family transcriptional regulator codes for the protein MDGTPLDDLDTAILAALADDARATFAQIGARVALSAPAVKRRVDRLRERGVIRGYTVRLDPAALGWTTEAFVELFCQGSTSPTTMRTAVERYPEVVAASTVTGDVDVVVQVRARDMQHLEQVVERLAAEPFVHRTRSTVVLSALVRRPDVPALPGEP